One segment of Microbacterium arborescens DNA contains the following:
- the argC gene encoding N-acetyl-gamma-glutamyl-phosphate reductase codes for MPLSVAVSGASGYAGGEILRLLAAHPEVEIRTVTAHSNAGQPLIDHQPHLRSLRHLTLQPSTPEVLAGHDIVFLALPHGQSGQYTDALADTALVIDAGADHRLTSSDDWDAFYGGEFHEPWTYGVPELLTGGGKQREKLIGASRIAAPGCNASTVALSLAPGVAAGVIDPGDIVSVLAVGPSGAGKSLKTNLLAAEILGSANPYAIGGTHRHIPEIRQALRGAGAAGDIRISFTPVLVPMSRGILATSTAPIADGVSDAQIREAWESAYADETFVQLLPEGSFPRTADVTGANTALMGLAIDRAAGRVVVVTAVDNLAKGTAGAAIQSMNIALGFAETTGLSVNGVAP; via the coding sequence ATGCCCCTCTCCGTCGCCGTCTCCGGCGCATCCGGATACGCGGGAGGCGAGATCCTGCGCCTGCTCGCCGCTCACCCCGAGGTCGAGATCCGCACGGTCACCGCGCACTCCAACGCCGGTCAGCCCCTCATCGACCACCAGCCGCATCTGCGGTCGCTGCGCCATCTCACGCTCCAGCCCTCGACGCCCGAGGTCCTGGCCGGGCACGACATCGTGTTCCTGGCCCTCCCGCACGGACAGTCCGGGCAGTACACCGACGCGCTCGCCGACACCGCCCTCGTCATCGACGCGGGTGCCGACCACCGGCTGACCTCGTCCGACGACTGGGATGCCTTCTACGGCGGCGAGTTCCACGAACCCTGGACCTACGGCGTGCCCGAGCTTCTGACCGGCGGCGGCAAGCAGCGGGAGAAGCTCATCGGGGCCTCGCGCATCGCGGCCCCCGGTTGCAACGCGTCGACCGTCGCGCTGAGCCTCGCCCCCGGGGTCGCGGCCGGCGTAATCGACCCGGGCGACATCGTGAGCGTGCTGGCCGTCGGCCCCTCGGGCGCGGGCAAGAGCCTGAAGACGAACCTCCTCGCCGCCGAGATCCTCGGATCGGCCAACCCGTACGCGATCGGCGGGACGCACCGCCACATCCCCGAGATCCGGCAGGCGCTGCGCGGCGCGGGTGCGGCGGGTGACATCCGCATCTCGTTCACTCCGGTCCTCGTGCCGATGTCGCGCGGCATCCTCGCCACCTCGACCGCCCCGATCGCAGACGGCGTCAGCGACGCGCAGATCCGCGAGGCGTGGGAGAGCGCCTACGCCGACGAGACCTTCGTGCAGCTGCTGCCCGAAGGGTCGTTCCCCCGCACCGCCGACGTCACCGGCGCGAACACCGCCCTCATGGGCCTCGCGATCGACCGTGCTGCCGGCCGGGTGGTCGTTGTGACCGCGGTGGACAACCTCGCCAAAGGCACCGCGGGTGCCGCCATCCAGTCGATGAACATCGCCCTCGGTTTCGCCGAGACCACGGGCCTGAGCGTGAACGGAGTCGCCCCGTGA